In Synechococcus sp. HK05, one DNA window encodes the following:
- a CDS encoding ABC transporter ATP-binding protein, whose product MQSRTLDQLRQLFRLLPPQRLRAVQALVPVSVLPGALDLACVWLIAQLTGSLVGQTGLRPSVGAEAVDQSLWLIGGFVLACWLASASKLALRLRQQRLAARIWRDLSDQIYARLLRQPLLFHLESGSAELSARVLANLNHLAVNVITPILQLISGVASIALLSIGILWVGRWLSVALVLGLVLAYVLVSLSVTPRLRAASSVRVAMESRSSQVLLESIDAVRDIQLTSSEPHFQSIFGRSTELSRQSIWLAEWLPELPRGLIEPLGITVIFAIGALPALLSGNPQRVQQILPFLAMISVAALRLTPPLQDAFRAVTRIRGSLPLLGDVVELLSLPEQRPTLRTPGVPSPAGVAPRHFVRLRDVWFRYPQSHDWVLKGVDLTIPVGARVALVGTTGSGKSTTAHLLLGLLSPQQGALELDGIPVDDLEVPAWQANCAHVPQSIHLLHGTILDNVAFGELMEHVDEHRVWEALEAARLDDFVAQLPFGLQSPVGDDGLRLSGGQRQRLALARAFYRRSSFLVLDEATSALDNRTESEVIDALELVGRRCTTLVVAHRLSTVSRCDRIVELVDGGIRAYSSVDELQSSSATFEELVRLDDHAIGLAGH is encoded by the coding sequence ATGCAAAGCCGGACCCTTGACCAGCTGCGGCAGCTGTTCCGCTTGTTGCCGCCGCAGCGTCTGAGGGCCGTGCAGGCCTTGGTGCCGGTGTCCGTGTTGCCCGGCGCCTTGGATCTGGCTTGTGTCTGGTTGATTGCCCAGCTCACCGGTTCGCTCGTGGGTCAGACGGGGCTTCGGCCATCGGTTGGTGCTGAGGCTGTGGATCAGAGCCTGTGGCTGATCGGTGGTTTTGTGCTCGCCTGCTGGTTGGCGTCGGCGTCGAAGCTTGCCTTGAGACTGCGGCAGCAACGCCTGGCAGCGCGGATCTGGCGCGATCTTTCGGATCAGATTTACGCCCGACTACTGAGGCAACCCCTGCTGTTTCATCTGGAGTCGGGCTCAGCTGAGCTCAGTGCGCGGGTGTTGGCCAATCTCAATCACCTGGCGGTGAATGTGATCACGCCGATCCTGCAGTTGATCAGCGGCGTTGCCTCCATCGCCTTGCTCTCCATCGGGATTCTCTGGGTGGGCCGCTGGCTCTCCGTTGCCCTGGTGTTGGGGTTGGTGCTGGCTTACGTGCTTGTTTCACTGAGCGTGACCCCGCGGTTGCGTGCAGCCAGCTCCGTGCGGGTGGCGATGGAGAGCCGCTCATCTCAGGTGTTGCTCGAATCCATTGATGCGGTTCGCGATATCCAGCTCACCAGCAGCGAACCCCACTTCCAATCGATTTTCGGGCGCTCCACCGAACTCTCCAGGCAGAGCATCTGGTTGGCTGAATGGTTACCTGAGCTGCCGCGTGGCTTGATTGAGCCGCTGGGCATCACGGTGATCTTTGCGATCGGGGCCCTGCCGGCGCTGCTCAGCGGTAACCCCCAGCGGGTGCAGCAGATCCTGCCCTTCCTGGCGATGATTTCCGTGGCTGCTCTGCGGTTGACCCCTCCGCTTCAAGACGCGTTTCGGGCCGTGACCCGCATTCGCGGCTCGCTGCCTTTGCTGGGGGATGTGGTGGAGCTGCTGTCCTTGCCCGAGCAGCGTCCCACCCTGCGCACCCCGGGCGTGCCATCTCCTGCGGGAGTCGCTCCCCGTCATTTCGTGCGCTTGCGCGATGTGTGGTTCCGCTACCCCCAGTCGCACGACTGGGTGCTCAAAGGGGTGGACCTCACCATCCCTGTTGGTGCCCGTGTGGCTCTGGTCGGCACAACGGGCAGCGGGAAAAGCACCACAGCCCATCTGCTGCTTGGCTTGCTCAGTCCTCAGCAGGGGGCCCTTGAGCTCGACGGTATTCCCGTGGACGATTTGGAGGTGCCGGCCTGGCAGGCCAACTGCGCTCACGTTCCCCAGTCGATCCATTTGCTGCACGGAACCATCCTGGACAACGTGGCCTTCGGCGAGCTCATGGAGCACGTGGATGAGCACCGCGTCTGGGAGGCGCTCGAGGCGGCACGGCTCGATGACTTTGTGGCCCAGTTGCCGTTCGGGCTCCAAAGTCCCGTTGGCGACGATGGGCTGCGCTTATCAGGTGGGCAACGGCAGCGCCTTGCCCTAGCCCGGGCTTTTTATCGCCGCTCCAGCTTCCTGGTACTGGATGAGGCCACCAGTGCCCTCGACAACCGCACGGAATCTGAGGTGATCGATGCCTTGGAGCTGGTGGGCCGCCGCTGCACCACCTTGGTGGTGGCCCATCGGCTGAGCACGGTGAGTCGTTGCGATCGAATCGTGGAGTTGGTGGATGGTGGCATCAGGGCTTATAGCAGTGTTGACGAGTTGCAGAGCTCTTCCGCCACCTTTGAAGAGCTGGTGCGTCTAGACGATCACGCCATCGGTTTGGCAGGCCACTGA
- a CDS encoding glycosyltransferase yields the protein MRSIRILVPGTTGRFRCGGLLVELQTARLLAQIARVQVVTYRQREPDHPFLADLLRQEPADCSSRSPLWLVSWGFDVPWLLRRLKGRACAYHAHSSGYGFDLPAGVPVVAVSRNTLGYWGDRAPRNPLTLVPNALEPMWLERGDRNGQAPRPIDVLVQRRKTSTYVLEQLVPALRERGLRVEVQSGWVDDLVDLFNSATVYLYDSAPYWRSRGVSEGFGLPPIEALACGCVVFSSVNHALADNLDPGRIGHQLAAGTLQADLERVTAAVRDPAAWRAEPDGLNQLLQACSEPTQTRRWQQALQEINQHWDRLASGASPLLTTSQGLLPWARIRQGLANQISGFVWALKNRRGSVNR from the coding sequence TTGCGCTCGATTCGCATTCTTGTTCCCGGCACCACGGGCCGGTTTCGCTGTGGCGGTCTGCTGGTGGAGCTGCAGACCGCCAGGTTGTTGGCGCAGATAGCCCGTGTGCAGGTGGTCACCTACCGGCAGCGGGAGCCTGATCATCCTTTCCTTGCGGATCTGCTGCGGCAAGAACCGGCTGATTGCTCAAGCCGTTCTCCCCTGTGGTTGGTGAGTTGGGGCTTTGATGTGCCGTGGTTGCTGCGTCGGCTCAAGGGCCGAGCCTGCGCATATCACGCCCACAGCAGTGGGTATGGCTTTGATCTGCCGGCGGGGGTGCCGGTGGTGGCCGTGAGCCGCAACACCCTCGGCTACTGGGGTGATCGGGCGCCCCGCAATCCCCTCACGCTGGTGCCCAATGCCCTTGAGCCGATGTGGCTGGAGCGAGGTGATCGCAACGGCCAGGCCCCCAGGCCGATTGATGTGCTGGTGCAGCGCCGCAAAACCAGCACCTATGTGTTGGAGCAGTTGGTGCCTGCGCTCCGGGAGCGTGGACTGCGGGTGGAGGTGCAGAGCGGCTGGGTGGACGATCTGGTGGACCTTTTCAACAGCGCCACCGTTTACCTCTACGACTCAGCTCCCTATTGGCGCAGCCGCGGGGTTAGCGAGGGATTTGGGCTGCCGCCGATTGAGGCGCTGGCTTGCGGCTGTGTGGTGTTCAGCAGCGTGAACCATGCCCTGGCCGACAACCTCGACCCCGGGCGGATCGGCCATCAGTTGGCTGCCGGCACGCTTCAGGCCGATCTTGAGCGCGTTACGGCCGCGGTCCGAGACCCTGCGGCGTGGCGGGCTGAGCCCGATGGGCTGAATCAACTCCTCCAGGCTTGCTCGGAGCCAACGCAAACCAGGCGTTGGCAGCAAGCGCTGCAAGAGATCAATCAACATTGGGACCGATTGGCATCCGGAGCCTCACCGCTGCTAACGACGTCCCAGGGCCTGCTGCCCTGGGCCCGGATCCGTCAGGGCTTAGCCAATCAGATCTCTGGCTTCGTCTGGGCTTTGAAGAATCGTCGCGGATCGGTGAACCGATAA
- a CDS encoding heme oxygenase (biliverdin-producing), with translation MSVALAAQLREGTKKSHTMAENTGFVSCFLKGVVDKASYRKLVADLYFVYGAMEEEIARLKDHPVLAPIAFSQLNRREALEQDLAYYFGADWKNQIQPSPSAAAYVARIHQVAQESPELLVGHHYTRYLGDLSGGQILKNIAQKAMNLGDNDGLNFYEFPAIDDEKAFKGTYRAAMDTLPIDQPTADRIVEEANEAFHLNMNMFKELEGNLVAAIGKVLFGFLTRRQRAGSTEAVAA, from the coding sequence ATGTCTGTCGCCCTTGCTGCCCAACTGCGTGAAGGGACGAAGAAGTCCCACACCATGGCCGAGAACACCGGCTTTGTGAGCTGCTTCCTCAAGGGTGTGGTGGATAAGGCCAGCTACCGCAAGCTGGTGGCTGATCTCTACTTCGTGTACGGCGCGATGGAGGAGGAGATCGCCCGGCTGAAGGATCACCCGGTGCTGGCACCGATCGCCTTCTCCCAGCTGAATCGCCGCGAAGCCCTCGAGCAAGACCTCGCCTATTACTTCGGCGCTGACTGGAAGAACCAGATCCAGCCCTCCCCCTCGGCAGCCGCCTACGTGGCCCGCATTCACCAGGTGGCGCAGGAGTCGCCGGAACTGTTGGTGGGCCACCACTACACCCGCTACCTGGGCGATCTCTCTGGCGGCCAGATCCTCAAGAACATCGCCCAGAAGGCGATGAACCTGGGCGACAACGACGGCCTGAACTTCTACGAGTTCCCCGCCATCGACGACGAGAAGGCCTTCAAAGGCACCTATCGCGCCGCGATGGACACCCTGCCGATCGATCAGCCCACCGCCGATCGCATCGTGGAGGAGGCCAATGAGGCCTTCCACCTCAACATGAACATGTTCAAGGAGCTGGAGGGCAATCTGGTGGCTGCCATCGGCAAGGTGCTGTTCGGCTTCCTCACTCGCCGTCAGCGCGCCGGCAGCACCGAGGCTGTGGCCGCTTGA
- a CDS encoding NADP-dependent isocitrate dehydrogenase, giving the protein MASYEKLTAPAQGTAIRFENGQPVVPNDPIIPFIRGDGTGVDIWPATQKVLDAAVAKAYGGERRIEWFKVYAGDEACDLYGTYQYLPEDTLEAIRTYGVAIKGPLTTPIGGGIRSLNVALRQIFDLYCCVRPCRYYEGTPSPHKRPQDLDVIVYRENTEDIYMGIEWEATDPVCLELIKHLNEVVIPANGKLGKRQIPAGSGIGIKPVSKHGSQRHIRKAIQHALRLEGDKRHVTLVHKGNIMKFTEGSFRDWGYELATTEFRADCVTERESWILDNADSNPGLSIEANARMVDPGYDALTPEKKEAICAEVKGVLDAIGASHGNGQWKQMVMVDDRIADSIFQQIQTRPADYSILATLNLNGDYISDAAAAVVGGLGMAPGANIGDNAAIFEATHGTAPKHAGLDRINPGSVILSGVMMLEYMGWQEAADLITAGLSAAIANKEVTYDLARLMEPRVEPVSCSGFADAVIKHFGG; this is encoded by the coding sequence ATGGCCAGTTACGAGAAGCTCACCGCCCCAGCCCAGGGCACGGCCATCCGCTTCGAGAACGGCCAGCCGGTGGTGCCCAACGATCCGATCATTCCCTTCATCCGCGGCGATGGCACCGGCGTGGACATCTGGCCCGCCACCCAGAAAGTGCTCGATGCGGCGGTGGCCAAGGCCTATGGCGGTGAGCGCCGCATCGAGTGGTTCAAGGTGTACGCCGGCGATGAAGCCTGCGACCTTTACGGCACGTATCAATATCTGCCGGAGGACACCCTCGAGGCGATCCGCACCTACGGCGTAGCGATCAAGGGGCCCCTCACCACCCCGATCGGTGGGGGCATTCGCTCCCTGAACGTGGCGCTGCGGCAGATCTTCGATCTGTATTGCTGCGTGCGCCCCTGCCGCTACTACGAAGGCACCCCCAGCCCTCACAAGCGGCCCCAAGACCTCGACGTGATCGTGTACCGCGAGAACACCGAGGACATCTACATGGGGATCGAGTGGGAAGCCACTGATCCGGTGTGCCTCGAGCTCATCAAGCACCTCAATGAGGTGGTGATCCCGGCCAACGGCAAGCTCGGCAAGCGCCAGATCCCGGCCGGCTCAGGCATCGGCATCAAGCCCGTGAGCAAGCACGGCAGCCAGCGCCACATCCGCAAGGCGATCCAACACGCCCTGCGCCTGGAGGGCGACAAGCGCCACGTGACCCTTGTGCACAAGGGCAACATCATGAAATTCACGGAAGGCTCCTTCCGCGACTGGGGCTACGAGCTCGCCACCACCGAATTCCGCGCTGACTGCGTGACCGAGCGGGAGAGCTGGATCCTCGATAACGCCGACAGCAATCCCGGCCTGAGCATCGAAGCCAACGCCCGCATGGTGGATCCCGGCTACGACGCCCTCACTCCAGAGAAAAAGGAAGCGATCTGCGCTGAGGTGAAGGGCGTGCTCGATGCCATCGGCGCCAGCCACGGCAACGGCCAGTGGAAGCAGATGGTGATGGTCGACGACCGCATCGCTGACAGCATCTTCCAGCAGATCCAGACCCGCCCGGCCGACTACTCGATCCTCGCCACCCTCAACCTCAACGGCGACTACATCTCCGATGCCGCCGCCGCGGTGGTGGGCGGCCTGGGCATGGCCCCCGGCGCCAACATTGGCGATAACGCCGCCATCTTCGAAGCCACCCACGGCACCGCTCCGAAGCACGCTGGCCTCGATCGCATCAACCCCGGCTCGGTGATCCTCAGCGGCGTGATGATGCTCGAATACATGGGCTGGCAGGAAGCCGCAGATCTGATCACGGCTGGCCTCAGCGCCGCCATCGCCAACAAGGAGGTCACCTACGACCTGGCCCGCCTGATGGAACCCCGCGTAGAGCCGGTGAGCTGCAGCGGCTTCGCCGATGCGGTGATCAAGCACTTCGGGGGCTGA
- a CDS encoding (Fe-S)-binding protein, with protein sequence MSTAAAAANATDPCVHCGFCLPTCASYRVLGTEMDSPRGRIHALKAIEAGELELDATTAGHFDSCLGCFACVSACPSGVRYDELIEATRPKLNAPELRSPAQRAFRQLLFALLPYPQRLRAVLTPLRGYAGTPLQRLARWSGLTRMLGPQLEAMEQLLPPLQPEAFRDGLPLVVPARGERRARVGLVLGCVQRLFDPGVNAATLEVLTANGVEVVIPPSQGCCGAVTHHQGELEQTRELANALIESFQAVVGPGKAAGPEPLDAVLVAASGCGHTLKHYDRLLESDQGAAFASQVRDVHQFLAELGLSDAFQAGLQPLSHSDSQPASADNPVVVAYHDACHMLHGQGISAEPRQLLRAIPHLQLREATEAGVCCGSAGIYNLVQPEEAAALGAIKAADLTSTGADVVASANIGCTMQLRRHLPAVAVAHPIELLHRSACGGQA encoded by the coding sequence ATGAGCACCGCCGCAGCTGCCGCCAACGCCACGGATCCCTGCGTGCACTGCGGCTTCTGCCTGCCCACGTGCGCCAGCTACCGGGTGCTGGGCACCGAGATGGATTCGCCCCGCGGGCGGATCCATGCCCTCAAGGCAATCGAAGCCGGTGAGCTGGAGCTCGATGCCACTACTGCCGGCCATTTCGACAGCTGCCTCGGTTGCTTCGCCTGCGTGAGCGCCTGCCCCTCCGGGGTGCGTTACGACGAGCTGATCGAAGCCACGCGGCCCAAGCTGAACGCGCCCGAGCTGCGCAGCCCTGCCCAGCGGGCCTTTCGCCAGCTGCTGTTCGCCCTGCTGCCCTACCCGCAACGGCTGCGGGCCGTCCTCACCCCCCTGCGGGGATACGCAGGAACACCACTGCAACGCCTAGCCCGTTGGAGTGGCCTCACCCGAATGCTGGGGCCGCAACTCGAGGCGATGGAGCAGCTGCTCCCGCCGCTGCAACCGGAGGCCTTCCGCGATGGCCTGCCGCTGGTCGTTCCCGCCCGGGGAGAGCGGCGCGCCCGCGTGGGGCTGGTGCTGGGCTGCGTGCAACGGCTGTTTGATCCCGGTGTGAACGCCGCCACGCTGGAGGTGCTCACGGCCAACGGCGTGGAGGTGGTGATTCCGCCGAGCCAGGGGTGCTGCGGGGCCGTCACCCATCACCAGGGCGAACTGGAGCAGACCCGAGAACTGGCCAACGCCCTGATCGAAAGCTTCCAAGCCGTGGTGGGTCCTGGCAAAGCGGCGGGGCCAGAGCCCCTCGATGCCGTGCTGGTGGCTGCCTCCGGCTGCGGCCACACCCTCAAGCACTACGACCGGCTGCTGGAGAGCGATCAGGGCGCGGCCTTTGCGTCCCAGGTGCGTGACGTTCACCAGTTCCTGGCGGAGCTGGGGCTCAGCGACGCCTTCCAGGCCGGGCTCCAGCCACTCAGCCACAGCGATAGCCAGCCCGCCAGCGCCGACAACCCAGTGGTGGTGGCGTATCACGATGCCTGCCACATGCTCCACGGCCAAGGCATCAGCGCCGAACCGCGCCAACTGCTGCGCGCCATTCCGCACCTGCAGCTGCGGGAAGCCACCGAAGCCGGCGTGTGCTGCGGCAGCGCTGGCATCTACAACCTGGTGCAACCCGAAGAGGCGGCAGCACTGGGCGCGATCAAGGCCGCCGATCTCACAAGCACCGGAGCTGACGTGGTGGCCAGCGCCAACATCGGCTGCACGATGCAGCTGCGCCGGCACCTGCCGGCAGTGGCCGTGGCCCATCCAATCGAACTGCTGCATCGCAGCGCCTGCGGCGGCCAGGCTTGA
- a CDS encoding APC family permease codes for MSDPAPTAPQTGKLLSVLGVAFGLAGSVGGTIGAGILRTPGLVAAQLHTPALALLAWLVGGLYALLGAICIAELAASMPRAGGWYVYAEQAFGRRAGWLVGWTDWLAHCIGLAWVATTVGELLADWLTAEVATNWQGRALALLVLALFSAVQLLGVRAGGASQELLSLVKAVAFLSLAAASFVLPAADPVASAAADSAGLLNQGPALAIGAVLALQAVITTFDGWASPVYFAEEFSDPSRDLPRSLIGGVLAVLALYLLINAALLHVLPMPILSQANLPAADAARSLLGQPGGQVISAVALISLLGLINTVVMAAPRILFGLSRDQLMPATLSGVNPGGTPTAALVLTSGFAGLLVLAGSFDHLLGMGAFLYVGLPLSGIAAQLWLRRQQPELPRPYLSWGYPLTPWLVGAGSLAFLIGALVSDTADSLLALALVGLGGLCGEIWQQRMRSKQPSA; via the coding sequence TTGAGCGATCCAGCACCCACAGCCCCCCAGACGGGCAAGCTGCTGTCGGTGCTGGGTGTGGCCTTCGGCCTGGCGGGTTCCGTAGGCGGCACCATCGGCGCCGGCATCCTGCGCACACCAGGGCTTGTGGCAGCCCAGCTGCACACACCAGCCCTGGCGCTGTTGGCCTGGCTGGTGGGAGGTCTTTATGCCCTGCTCGGCGCCATCTGCATCGCTGAACTAGCGGCAAGCATGCCCAGAGCTGGCGGTTGGTATGTGTATGCCGAGCAGGCCTTCGGCCGGCGGGCCGGTTGGCTGGTGGGGTGGACTGACTGGCTCGCTCACTGCATCGGCCTGGCCTGGGTGGCGACCACCGTGGGTGAGTTACTGGCGGACTGGCTGACAGCTGAGGTGGCCACAAACTGGCAGGGCCGAGCCTTAGCGCTGCTCGTGCTGGCCCTGTTCAGCGCCGTTCAGCTACTGGGAGTACGAGCCGGCGGCGCGAGCCAGGAGCTGCTCAGCCTGGTGAAAGCGGTCGCCTTTCTCAGCCTCGCTGCAGCCAGCTTTGTGCTGCCTGCGGCCGATCCTGTGGCCTCGGCCGCCGCGGATTCTGCTGGCCTGCTCAACCAGGGGCCGGCCCTGGCCATCGGAGCCGTGTTGGCCTTGCAGGCCGTGATCACCACCTTCGACGGCTGGGCGTCACCGGTGTATTTCGCTGAAGAATTCAGCGACCCGAGCCGCGACCTGCCCCGATCCCTGATTGGCGGGGTGCTAGCCGTTCTGGCGCTCTATTTGTTGATCAACGCAGCTCTGCTGCATGTGCTGCCCATGCCTATACTCAGCCAGGCCAACCTGCCGGCTGCAGACGCCGCCCGCAGCCTGTTGGGCCAGCCCGGCGGGCAAGTGATCAGCGCTGTGGCCCTGATCTCACTCCTTGGCCTCATCAACACCGTGGTAATGGCAGCGCCGCGCATCCTGTTTGGCCTGAGCCGCGATCAGCTGATGCCGGCAACGCTCAGTGGCGTAAACCCTGGCGGCACACCCACCGCCGCTCTGGTGCTCACCAGCGGCTTCGCCGGCCTGCTCGTGCTGGCGGGCTCCTTCGACCACCTGCTCGGCATGGGCGCCTTTCTCTACGTGGGCCTACCCCTCAGCGGGATCGCAGCCCAGCTGTGGTTGCGCCGCCAGCAACCGGAGCTGCCGCGGCCCTACTTGAGCTGGGGGTACCCCCTCACCCCCTGGCTCGTGGGAGCCGGATCGCTGGCCTTTCTGATCGGGGCCTTGGTGAGCGATACAGCCGACAGCCTTCTGGCCTTGGCGCTGGTGGGCTTGGGCGGGCTGTGCGGTGAAATCTGGCAACAACGCATGCGCTCAAAACAACCCAGCGCATGA
- a CDS encoding protein phosphatase, with the protein MLNRALVVVACVGVLLTGVSVKANERTTPVRSSTAGAVWSTSPAAFRQFVQTGVVADRGLGQLIARSGWTKDELRAAFVKEYPVDLGAVSTFLSSEPGVIWLRNQTRSYTPFASLRRYAPTALRSAILADARDGVISAAGIMAALPTDFRLTRGYRDFDGVQNVCAVTRCEDPRQCTSLLSWFYFLPACIQADAVSSAVDQAFDRVQKR; encoded by the coding sequence GTGCTGAATCGCGCTCTTGTCGTGGTGGCTTGCGTTGGCGTTCTCCTCACGGGCGTTTCAGTGAAGGCGAATGAGCGAACGACACCCGTTCGCAGCAGTACAGCGGGTGCTGTCTGGAGTACGTCGCCCGCCGCCTTTCGCCAGTTTGTGCAAACAGGTGTGGTGGCTGATCGGGGTCTGGGTCAGCTGATTGCTCGTTCGGGATGGACGAAGGATGAACTCCGCGCAGCCTTCGTGAAGGAGTATCCCGTTGATCTTGGGGCGGTCTCGACGTTTTTAAGTAGCGAGCCAGGTGTGATCTGGTTGCGCAATCAGACGCGCAGCTATACCCCGTTTGCGTCTCTGAGGCGTTATGCGCCGACCGCGCTTCGCTCGGCGATCTTGGCTGATGCTCGCGATGGTGTGATCTCGGCTGCCGGGATCATGGCGGCACTGCCAACAGACTTCAGACTGACCCGGGGATATCGGGACTTTGATGGGGTGCAAAACGTTTGTGCAGTAACTCGGTGTGAAGATCCGAGGCAATGCACGTCGCTGCTGTCGTGGTTTTATTTTTTGCCTGCATGCATTCAGGCTGATGCTGTTAGTAGTGCTGTTGACCAGGCTTTTGACCGCGTGCAGAAGCGCTAA
- a CDS encoding four-carbon acid sugar kinase family protein, translating into MAERRKVIVLDDDPTGSQTVHSAPLLLRWDPDSLRQGLRHPSPLLFVLANTRALEPEAARERVREICRALRLVLEERAAAGELDRWLIVSRGDSTLRGHFPVEVDAIAEELGPFDATLLAPAFLPGGRTTRGGVHYLHGEPVHTTAFARDRLFGFRSSDLAEWVEEKTAGRIPAAAVERIDLADLEGPPESLRARLADLHDHQVVALDAEQPAQLESLGAAIWAVSDSSSARPRRLLLQTAASLINGLVPLPPQPLDAAGLAELRRRDQSGAPLPVLVMVGSHVPLADQQLEQLLQEPGCRGMELPVKTLARVLDGPVPRELLGSLEQSWLAELRRCLEQGLTPVLFTSRGELACASAQERRRLGQELAALMARLAAALAPELGLIISKGGITTHTLLADGLDQASVELQGQLLPGLSVVLAGDLPVITFPGNLGDAGTLRQAWQLVGTELAL; encoded by the coding sequence ATGGCAGAGCGGCGCAAAGTCATCGTGTTGGATGACGACCCCACGGGGTCGCAGACGGTGCATAGCGCGCCGCTGCTGCTGCGCTGGGACCCGGACAGCCTGCGGCAGGGTCTGCGCCATCCCTCGCCGTTGCTTTTCGTGTTGGCCAACACCCGGGCCCTGGAGCCTGAAGCGGCCCGGGAGCGGGTACGGGAGATCTGCCGGGCGCTGCGGCTGGTGCTTGAGGAACGCGCCGCTGCAGGTGAGCTGGATCGCTGGTTGATCGTGAGCCGTGGGGATTCCACCTTGCGGGGGCACTTCCCCGTGGAGGTGGATGCGATCGCCGAGGAGCTGGGGCCGTTCGATGCCACCTTGCTGGCCCCCGCCTTCTTGCCCGGTGGGCGGACCACCCGCGGCGGCGTGCACTACTTGCACGGGGAACCGGTGCACACCACGGCCTTTGCCCGCGACCGCCTCTTCGGCTTCCGCAGCAGTGATTTGGCTGAGTGGGTCGAGGAGAAAACAGCTGGGCGTATTCCAGCGGCGGCGGTGGAGCGGATCGATCTGGCCGATCTGGAGGGGCCTCCCGAGAGCCTGCGCGCCCGGTTAGCAGACCTGCACGATCATCAGGTGGTGGCCTTGGATGCGGAGCAACCGGCGCAGCTGGAATCCCTCGGTGCCGCCATCTGGGCGGTGAGCGATTCGTCCTCAGCGCGGCCGCGGCGGTTGTTGCTGCAGACGGCGGCCAGCCTGATCAATGGGTTGGTGCCACTGCCGCCGCAGCCCTTGGATGCCGCCGGCTTGGCGGAGCTGCGCCGCCGGGATCAGAGCGGTGCGCCGCTGCCGGTTTTGGTGATGGTGGGTTCGCACGTGCCGCTGGCGGATCAGCAGCTCGAGCAGCTGTTGCAGGAGCCGGGTTGCCGCGGGATGGAGCTGCCGGTGAAGACCTTGGCGCGGGTGCTGGATGGGCCGGTGCCTCGCGAGCTGCTCGGGTCTCTGGAGCAAAGCTGGCTGGCGGAATTGCGCCGATGTTTGGAGCAGGGCCTAACGCCGGTGTTGTTCACCAGCCGTGGTGAATTGGCCTGTGCTTCTGCTCAGGAGCGTCGGCGCCTCGGTCAGGAGTTGGCGGCGTTGATGGCGCGTTTGGCGGCGGCCCTGGCCCCTGAACTCGGGCTGATCATCAGCAAGGGCGGCATCACCACGCACACGTTGCTGGCCGATGGGCTGGATCAGGCCTCGGTGGAGCTGCAGGGGCAGCTGTTGCCGGGGCTATCGGTGGTGCTGGCGGGGGATTTGCCGGTGATCACCTTTCCTGGAAACCTTGGAGATGCGGGTACGTTGCGGCAGGCCTGGCAGCTGGTCGGCACTGAGCTGGCGCTCTGA